GAGCCAGCCGAGGATGTCGGCCAGATCGGCCAGCTCGCAGCCCTGGAGGAACAGGAGGCTGGCCTCGGCCACCAGGGCCGTGTCGGCATTGGCCTGGGAGACGACGGGGATGATCGGTCGTGTCAGCCATTGCCGGATGTCGTCTGAACGGTTGTTCTTCTTCATGGTCTTGCTCTGACTCTTGACAGGAGGCCGCTCGGCCCGGAATCCTTTCCGGGCCTTCTGTCGTTGCAGAGTTTCGTTCCGCTCAGTGCCGATGAGAACGGCAATCCTCGAACCGAAAGGCCCCAGAATGGATTCTGGGGCCAGCGGCGAACGGATTCTGGGCCCAGCGGCCTCGCTCCGATTCTTGACAGGGGCACCGCCAGCCGATACACTACTCATAACACTGGGTTCACGCCAGCGTTAATCGCATTGAGGGCCAGAGAATAAAGAGAAAGGCCCCTGCGAGCTTCGAGCTTTCGCAGGGGCTTTTTTGCGCGCGCCTGGTGTCCGGTTGAGGGTCGACCCATGAATTGCTTCGAGATGGCAGCCAGTTTCTGTGGTGGGGCCCGTCGTCTGGTCGGGCGAGGTTTTTCGGCCGTGGTTTTGTTGGCATGGACGACCGGGTGTTCATTGCCTGGCGACGGCATCAACCAGACTTCGGGCTCATGCCCACCGGAGTTCATCATCCAGTCGCATCGCGGTGCAGGAAAGCTGGCCCCTGAGAACACCATGCAGGCGTTTGAACTGGCGTGGCGGCTCGGCACAGTGCCGGAAGCTGATGTCCGGACGACCAAGGACGGCGTGGTTGTGGCATTCCACGATGCCACTCTCGATCGGTTGGTCAGCGATCTCCCACCCGAGTTCCAAGGCAAGGGAACGAGAGACCTGACCTGGTCGGAGCTGTCCAAATTGCGAATTGGTCCGCAAGGACAACCGATTCCTCGGATCCTGGAGGTGCTGGATGCCATAAGGGGCCGCCCCGAGCGATGGTTGTATCTCGACGTCAAGGAGGTGCCGCTCGAGCGCCTGGCTGAGATGGTCTCTGAGCGAGGGGTGGCATCGCAGGTGATCTTGGCGTCAACGAAGTACGAGGAGACCCGGCGGTGGAAGGAATTGCTGCCTCGGTCACAGACGCTGCTGTGGATGGGCGGGAGCGAGGCCGGGCTGAGCCGGCGGCTGAAGGAAGTCAAGGCGGCGGATTTCATCGGTGTGACCCAGCTTCAGATCCACGTGAAGGTAGGTAACCTGGCATCAGAGGACACCTTTCAGCCGTCCGCTGCGTTCCTGCGAGCAATCGGAGAGGAACTCAAAGCACGCCGTATTCTGTTCCAGGTCTTCTGCCCGGGCGGCTGTGACGCGGCCGGGTATGAGCGATTGTTGCAGCTTGGCGTCCAGTCGTTGGCCACGGATGACCCGGAGGCGGCACTGGAGGCCGTCCGCAACCACAAGAAACGGAGCAAGAAATGAGCTGCGAGCAGCGAGCACAGGTTGCTTGTGAAGAGCGATTTGCCGAGCGGGTCGAACGTGCGCTCCGCACGGCCTCGGATACGCGCGAGGTGCAGATTGGCGAAGGCGTGATTGCTCTGACGGCCGAGGTCTTTCGCCGGCAGTTTCCCGAGTCAGCAGCGGTAGTCGTCGCCGACCGCAACACATTGCGTGCGGCCGGACACCGCGTGTTGGGTTTGTGTCGTCAAGCCGGTCTGCCTGTAACGGAGCCCGTCGTCTTCGAAGACCCGGATTTGCACGCCGATTATCGTCACGTGGAGCGACTACAGAGCTTCCTGAACGGCGGCGGTGCGGTGCCGATTGCGGTCGGTTCGGGCACAATCAACGATCTGGTCAAGCTGGCGGCCCATCTCTGCGGCAGGCCGTACATGGTTGTGGCGACCGCCGCCTCGATGGACGGATTCACGGCGTCGGGAGCGTCGATTACCCGACACGGCTTGAAGGAGACATTCTTCTGTCCAGCTCCGCGAGCAGTGATCGCAGATCTGGACATCGTATCCGAGGCGCCCGGCGAGCTGAATGCGGCCGGCTACGCGGATCTTGCGGCGAAGACCACGGCCGGGGCGGATTGGATTCTGGCCGATGCATTGGGTATTGAGGCCATCGAGCCTGGGGCGTGGGATCTCGTGCAAAGATGCCTTCGCCAGTGGCTCATGAACCCGGAGGCGATTCAAAAGGGGAATCGTATCGCGATCCGAGGGTTGTTGGAGGGCCTGCTGATGACCGGCCTCGCGATGCAGCATTGCCGGTCCAGCCGCCCGGCCTCAGGTGCCGAGCATCAGTTCAGCCACCTCTGGGATATGGAGCACCATCGACATGCAGGCACAGTCCCGCTGCATGGGCACAAGGTCGGCATAGGAACGCTGGCGGTGACAATGTTATACGAGGAGTTGCTTCGATACCCGCTTCAACTGATGGATCCGCAGCGGATTTGCGACCGCCAACCCGACCTGGAGTCGGTTCGCCGGCAGGTAAGGCAGACGCACACGCTGCCCGAGTTGCGGGATGTTTCGCTCCGGGAAGTCGAGGCCAAGCATCCTGATCGAAAACAGTTGCTGGCGCTACTACAGCGATTGCGGGAGGTGTGGCCGGACCTGCGAGAGCGACTGCGCGATCAACTGATTCCTTCTCGGGTCTTGTGCCGAATGTTGCAGCAGGCGGGGGCCCCGTGCCGGCCGGAGGCAATCGGCATCGACCTGCCGCGGTTGCGGCGCAGCTATCTTGCGGCACAGCAAATACGCCGTAGGTTTACCGTGCTGGATCTGGCGACTCTGACGGGGCTTCTGCCTGAATGCTTGGAGCGGCTCTTCGCCCGAGGCGGGGCATGGGAGCAATTGGGACACGAATAGCGGGATCGGGTGATGCTGAGGCAAATCACAACACTGTTGCGGCCTGCTCCCCAGATCGATCGCATTCGGGACGCCGCCAAGGTCGAGCGCCAATACGCTTATTGGCGACAGAGAGTTCTCTACGCGAGCCTGATTGGCTACGCGGTCTTTTATCTGGTGCGCAAGAACCTGCCCGTCGCGATGCCGGTCATGCAGGAAGCGATGGGCGCGACCAAGGCCGATCTCGGCCTGTTCCTGACGCTGCACGGCATCCTCTACGGCGTATCCAAATTCGCCAACGGATTTCTGGGTGATCGGACAAACCCTCGATGGTTCATGGCTCTGGGGCTGCTGCTCTCGGCGATGATGAACATTTTCTGCGGGTTCACTGGAGTGGCTCTGACCTTCGGTGTCTTCTGGGTGATGAACGGGTGGTTTCAGGGCATGGGCTTTCCGCCCTGTGCGCGGAGCCTCACGCAATGGTTCTCGCCCGCCGAACGGGGCACGAAGTTCGCTTTGTGGAACACGTCGCATTCGATCGGAGCGGCCGCGGCCCTTGGGCTCTGCAGCCTGCTGGTCACTCACGACTGGCGGTTGTGCTTCCTGGTTCCGGCGGTGGTCGCGGTGGCAGGGGCGGTTTTCCTCGTCGATCGGCTGCGCGACTCGCCGCAGTCGCTCGGTCTGCCTTCCATCGAGGCATACTGGGACATGCACGAGGGCGGCTTTGGGCAAAATGTCATCGCGGATAGCGACGCCATGGCCTTTCGCGAATTCGTCATTCACCGGGTGTTGCTTAACCCGATGATCTGGGTCGTGAGCCTCGCCAATTTCTTCGTGTACACGCTGCGGTACGCGCTTCTCGATTGGGGCCCGACCATGCTCTCGGAGATGAAAGGGATCCACGTGAGCAAGGCCGGCTGGAGCGTGGCGGCGTATGAATTGGCCGGTGTGGCGGGCATGCTGCTCAGCGGGTGGATGACCGACAGGGTCTTCCGGGGACGAGCCGGCCGTGCATGTGCCGTCTGGATGGGTTTGTGCGGCGTGTGCGTGTGGTTGTTCTGGCGATCGCCTTCGCAGTCGCCGTTGGTGTACAGTGCGTTGTTGTGTGCGGCGGGTTTCTTCATCTATGGTCCGCAATGTCTGGTCGGCGTGATTGCAGCCAACCTGGCATCCCGGCGTGCGGCGGCGACGGCCATCGGGTTGACCGGCCTGCTGGGTTATCTGAGCACGGTGCTTTCCGGTTGGGGACTGGGGCGAATCGCCGACAGGGCCGGATGGGGCCCGGTGTTCGTGGTCCTGCTGGCGTCGGCGGTTATCGCGGCCCTGTTGTTCGTGTTGTGCTGGAACGCGGTTGCCATTGAGCACGTGGAGAAGTCGTGAGCGAACTACTGAGCAAACATGGCGCGTTGTCCAAGGCGAACCTTCAGACCATTCGACACCTGGCCCTGGACATGGATGGCACCATCTACAAGGGCGGCACGTTGTTCGATTTCACGCCGGCTTTTCTGGCTAGGCTGGGCGATCTGGGGATCGGTCACACCTTCCTGACCAACAATGCCTCGCGAAGTGTGAGCGATTACGTTGCCCATCTGCGCGAGATGGGCATCGACGCTGGGGCCGACCAAATCTACACCTCGTCTTTGTGTACGACTGACTACCTGCGCAACCACCTGCCGGATGTGCGTCGAGTCTTTGTTCTCGGAACGCCCAGTCTTCAGCGGGAGTTCGCAGATGCGGGTTATCAGGTGCTCGATGCGGATGACCAGCCTGACGCGGTGATCGTGAGCATCGATACCGGTCTGGCTTACCGCAGGTTGTGCAAGGCGGCGTGGTGGATCAAGCAGGGCAAGCCGTTCATCGCCACGCATCCGGACCGCGTGTGCCCGACGGATCAGCCGACCGTGCTGGTGGATTGTGGGGCGGTGTGTGCGTGTCTGACCGCGGCGACAGGCGTTAAGCCGCTGGCTGTTCTGGGCAAGCCCGATCCGGCGATGCTCACCGGTATCCTGGCTCGGCACTCGCTGCAGCCGTCGCAACTGGCGATGGTCGGCGACCGGCTCTATACGGATATGGTGATGGCCCATCGCGCGGGCGCGTTGGGCATACTGGTTCTAACGGGTGAGGCAACAGAGACTGATGTCACGGCCTGTTCCGAACGGCCGGACCTGGTGGTTCCGAGCCTCAGGGAACTGGGGGAATTGCTGTCCGCGGCACACGGGGGCAAGAAGGATAAACGAGCGAGACCATGAGCGACGAACTGGGGAGAGGATCGCCCGGCCCGGAATCCGCTCGGCCCGGAATCCGCTCGGCCCGGAATCCGCTCGGCCCGGAATCCTTTCCGGGCCGCCCCGTGCGGAAGGCCCCAGAAAGGATTCTGGGGCCAGCGGACACGCGAGAATTGCCGGTCGAGGTACACAGGGGCAAGAAGGATAAATGAGCGAGATGATGAGCGAAGAACGGGTGAAGACTGTCAGTGAATTGGTGAGCGAGCCGCTGGACGTACTGGTTGTCGGCGGCGGCATCGTGGGAACCGGCATCGCCCGCGACGCGGCCATGCGCGGCCTGCGCGTCGGGCTGGTCGAGCAACACGATTTCGCCTTCGGTACCTCCAGCCGGTCCAGCCGACTGCTTCACGGCGGGTTGCGCTACCTGGCCCAGGGGCGGATCGGCCTGGTGCGCGAAGCGAGCATCGAAAAGCGCATCGTGCATGCCCTTGCCCCCCACATCTGCCAGCCGTTGGCCTTCGTGCTGCCGACGTATCGGGGAATGCCGTGGGCACCGTGGGCCCTGTGGAAGCTGCGGATCGGCGTGCGGATCTACGACTGGCTTTGCGGCGGGCGTAACTTCGGTAATTCAAGCAGCATGAAACCCGGGCAAGTTGTTGACTATCTCCCGGGCGTCAATGATCGCAACCTGACCGGCGCGGTCCGCTACTTCGACGGGCTCACGAACGACGCTCGGTTGACCATCGACACATTGCGATCGG
This Phycisphaerae bacterium DNA region includes the following protein-coding sequences:
- a CDS encoding glycerophosphodiester phosphodiesterase family protein, whose translation is MNCFEMAASFCGGARRLVGRGFSAVVLLAWTTGCSLPGDGINQTSGSCPPEFIIQSHRGAGKLAPENTMQAFELAWRLGTVPEADVRTTKDGVVVAFHDATLDRLVSDLPPEFQGKGTRDLTWSELSKLRIGPQGQPIPRILEVLDAIRGRPERWLYLDVKEVPLERLAEMVSERGVASQVILASTKYEETRRWKELLPRSQTLLWMGGSEAGLSRRLKEVKAADFIGVTQLQIHVKVGNLASEDTFQPSAAFLRAIGEELKARRILFQVFCPGGCDAAGYERLLQLGVQSLATDDPEAALEAVRNHKKRSKK
- a CDS encoding sn-glycerol-1-phosphate dehydrogenase, producing the protein MSCEQRAQVACEERFAERVERALRTASDTREVQIGEGVIALTAEVFRRQFPESAAVVVADRNTLRAAGHRVLGLCRQAGLPVTEPVVFEDPDLHADYRHVERLQSFLNGGGAVPIAVGSGTINDLVKLAAHLCGRPYMVVATAASMDGFTASGASITRHGLKETFFCPAPRAVIADLDIVSEAPGELNAAGYADLAAKTTAGADWILADALGIEAIEPGAWDLVQRCLRQWLMNPEAIQKGNRIAIRGLLEGLLMTGLAMQHCRSSRPASGAEHQFSHLWDMEHHRHAGTVPLHGHKVGIGTLAVTMLYEELLRYPLQLMDPQRICDRQPDLESVRRQVRQTHTLPELRDVSLREVEAKHPDRKQLLALLQRLREVWPDLRERLRDQLIPSRVLCRMLQQAGAPCRPEAIGIDLPRLRRSYLAAQQIRRRFTVLDLATLTGLLPECLERLFARGGAWEQLGHE
- a CDS encoding MFS transporter, whose product is MLRQITTLLRPAPQIDRIRDAAKVERQYAYWRQRVLYASLIGYAVFYLVRKNLPVAMPVMQEAMGATKADLGLFLTLHGILYGVSKFANGFLGDRTNPRWFMALGLLLSAMMNIFCGFTGVALTFGVFWVMNGWFQGMGFPPCARSLTQWFSPAERGTKFALWNTSHSIGAAAALGLCSLLVTHDWRLCFLVPAVVAVAGAVFLVDRLRDSPQSLGLPSIEAYWDMHEGGFGQNVIADSDAMAFREFVIHRVLLNPMIWVVSLANFFVYTLRYALLDWGPTMLSEMKGIHVSKAGWSVAAYELAGVAGMLLSGWMTDRVFRGRAGRACAVWMGLCGVCVWLFWRSPSQSPLVYSALLCAAGFFIYGPQCLVGVIAANLASRRAAATAIGLTGLLGYLSTVLSGWGLGRIADRAGWGPVFVVLLASAVIAALLFVLCWNAVAIEHVEKS
- a CDS encoding HAD-IIA family hydrolase encodes the protein MDGTIYKGGTLFDFTPAFLARLGDLGIGHTFLTNNASRSVSDYVAHLREMGIDAGADQIYTSSLCTTDYLRNHLPDVRRVFVLGTPSLQREFADAGYQVLDADDQPDAVIVSIDTGLAYRRLCKAAWWIKQGKPFIATHPDRVCPTDQPTVLVDCGAVCACLTAATGVKPLAVLGKPDPAMLTGILARHSLQPSQLAMVGDRLYTDMVMAHRAGALGILVLTGEATETDVTACSERPDLVVPSLRELGELLSAAHGGKKDKRARP